The following proteins come from a genomic window of Candidatus Krumholzibacteriia bacterium:
- a CDS encoding 2-dehydropantoate 2-reductase: MRIVVVGAGALGGLVGAQMSEAGEDITLLEINESRARLLGGDGLYLSEGNKGERCIRMKVVTSLEGEAPADLVFVAVKSYQTEAAVRGALSVIGPDTYVLSMQNGIGNTEKMSEILNPERVLCGVTYHSIQHVGPNRLRYRVGIKPIQIAPHKGDITPAIERIGEVFNNAGLDTNVVERIDDVIWQKLLHNAVVNPVSALTGLTCREMLDDEDLQGFMRQLCMEIIEVMRARGVPIVDEEDPYRPVIGSQKALGKNRPSMWQDLSRSSCTEVDAINGAIVDEALRLGLDTPLNFGLVRFIHSREKQKILRKQEIAATLKATAEKTGKRVEKPLPRVHLRPTQMAPEGGMPSGRLGLETAPRLKELLRGYYQDLQAASNDPDRLVACSSGTGPVEILRALGMTPYFPENHSALIGASRQSGSYIPHAQAEGFSQFASSAMTCDIGAMMIGDSPLVKLYGIAGPPKPDIVVYNTNYGHSLIRWFEYYGGHYNVPVFGLHPPAALGDVDFIDVGAAAQQMTRLVGQLEQSTGRRMDMDRLSEVVHWSSQASRLWGEILDLAENVPSPLTYFDTLIHLAPMVLMRGTPEAVEYYEILKAELENRVAGNVAAVPGERFRFYWEGPPVWCALRPLSELFMTHGAVIVGSTYCDIFALDGFDAKNPLESMARTYTSIFPNRSNDFKQEKLSSRLRRYGVDAVIHHEGRTSPEHSNVRYGLAKSLQRATGIPSIVLEADTHDLRLFSMNRVMSKLGEFIEMQGAPIASTEGQTHE, translated from the coding sequence ATGAGAATCGTCGTAGTTGGCGCGGGAGCCCTGGGAGGGCTCGTGGGCGCACAAATGAGCGAGGCCGGGGAGGATATTACCCTTCTTGAGATCAATGAGTCCCGGGCCCGGCTCTTGGGCGGGGACGGTTTATATCTTTCGGAGGGCAACAAGGGCGAGCGTTGCATTCGCATGAAGGTGGTGACCTCTCTGGAGGGAGAAGCTCCCGCGGATCTGGTTTTTGTCGCCGTCAAGAGCTACCAGACGGAAGCGGCCGTTCGCGGAGCCCTTTCCGTAATCGGGCCGGACACCTATGTGCTTTCCATGCAAAACGGAATCGGCAACACCGAGAAGATGTCGGAGATCCTGAATCCGGAGCGCGTTCTCTGTGGCGTCACCTATCACAGTATCCAGCATGTTGGACCCAATCGCCTTCGCTACCGTGTGGGAATCAAGCCGATCCAGATTGCTCCTCACAAGGGTGACATCACTCCCGCCATCGAGAGGATCGGAGAGGTTTTCAACAATGCGGGACTGGACACCAATGTCGTGGAGAGAATCGACGATGTGATCTGGCAGAAACTGCTTCACAATGCGGTGGTAAATCCGGTTTCGGCACTTACGGGGCTTACCTGCCGCGAGATGCTCGACGATGAGGATCTTCAGGGGTTCATGAGGCAGCTCTGCATGGAAATCATTGAAGTGATGCGTGCCCGCGGGGTTCCCATTGTAGACGAGGAAGATCCCTACCGTCCGGTGATCGGTTCACAAAAGGCTTTGGGAAAGAATCGCCCTTCCATGTGGCAGGATCTTTCGCGGTCAAGCTGTACGGAAGTGGACGCAATCAACGGGGCCATCGTCGACGAAGCTCTCCGCCTGGGTTTGGATACGCCCCTGAACTTTGGTCTTGTGCGCTTTATCCATTCCCGTGAAAAGCAGAAGATTCTCCGGAAGCAGGAGATAGCCGCCACTCTGAAGGCCACGGCAGAAAAGACCGGCAAGCGAGTGGAGAAGCCGCTTCCTCGGGTTCATTTGCGTCCGACGCAGATGGCCCCGGAAGGGGGAATGCCTTCCGGTCGCCTTGGACTGGAGACCGCTCCCCGTCTGAAGGAACTTCTTCGGGGCTACTATCAGGACCTGCAGGCTGCGAGCAATGACCCGGATCGACTGGTCGCCTGTTCTTCGGGAACCGGGCCGGTGGAGATTCTTCGTGCTCTGGGAATGACTCCCTACTTTCCGGAAAACCATTCCGCCCTGATCGGCGCCAGCCGCCAGTCAGGAAGCTACATTCCCCATGCGCAGGCGGAGGGCTTCTCGCAGTTTGCCAGTTCCGCCATGACCTGTGACATCGGGGCCATGATGATTGGCGACAGTCCCCTGGTGAAGCTCTACGGAATCGCGGGGCCGCCAAAGCCGGACATCGTGGTTTACAACACGAACTACGGACACAGTCTGATCCGCTGGTTTGAATACTATGGCGGGCACTACAATGTGCCGGTCTTCGGCCTTCACCCGCCCGCAGCACTCGGGGATGTAGATTTCATTGATGTGGGGGCAGCGGCCCAGCAGATGACTCGTCTTGTGGGTCAACTTGAGCAGTCCACGGGCCGTCGTATGGACATGGATCGTCTGTCGGAAGTGGTGCACTGGTCTTCACAGGCTTCCAGACTGTGGGGTGAAATCCTTGACCTCGCAGAAAATGTCCCTTCTCCCCTGACCTATTTCGACACCCTGATCCATCTGGCTCCCATGGTCTTGATGCGCGGGACTCCCGAGGCCGTCGAGTACTATGAAATCCTCAAGGCGGAACTTGAAAACCGTGTTGCAGGGAATGTGGCGGCGGTTCCCGGGGAGAGGTTCCGCTTCTACTGGGAGGGCCCACCGGTCTGGTGTGCCCTGCGCCCCCTTTCCGAACTCTTCATGACTCACGGCGCTGTCATCGTCGGCTCTACCTATTGTGACATTTTCGCGCTCGACGGTTTTGATGCGAAGAACCCCCTGGAAAGTATGGCGAGAACCTATACGAGCATTTTTCCCAACCGGTCCAATGACTTCAAACAGGAGAAGCTCAGTTCAAGGCTTCGCCGTTACGGAGTGGATGCGGTAATCCATCACGAGGGCAGGACTTCGCCGGAACACAGCAATGTGCGTTACGGGCTTGCGAAGAGTCTTCAGCGGGCGACCGGAATCCCCTCCATTGTTCTGGAGGCAGACACACACGACCTTCGCCTCTTTTCCATGAACCGGGTGATGAGCAAGCTGGGGGAGTTTATCGAAATGCAGGGCGCACCCATTGCAAGTACGGAGGGACAGACCCATGAGTGA
- a CDS encoding acyl-CoA dehydratase activase, whose protein sequence is MSDVLKAVAGLDVGTECVKSVILGEDRQVLGRAVVQTRGYFQERIREVFDLALDDAGLQEEDLSRVCATGFGANLVPSAEIYSSESTCHARAASRYFPGEMTVVNIGGHEPRVIKVNEESRAVEISALRQCGVGIGTFLMYAARHLDVHPTQLQELASSADLHAHVGSYCSVFAGAELLERLREGASREEVALGSIHSVAERVAEMSSFDTRIRVSGGVAEYFPGVMKSLSLITGQEVEGVPEPIMAGALGAALKAWEGEL, encoded by the coding sequence ATGAGTGATGTCTTGAAAGCCGTGGCAGGGCTGGATGTGGGGACGGAATGCGTAAAGTCGGTCATCCTGGGAGAAGACCGGCAGGTGCTCGGAAGAGCGGTTGTACAGACCCGGGGATATTTTCAGGAGAGAATCCGCGAGGTCTTCGACCTGGCTCTCGACGATGCAGGGCTTCAGGAGGAAGACCTGAGCCGGGTCTGTGCCACCGGCTTCGGTGCCAACCTGGTTCCTTCTGCGGAAATCTACTCCAGCGAGTCTACCTGCCACGCAAGGGCGGCCTCCCGCTATTTTCCCGGGGAAATGACAGTCGTCAACATCGGGGGTCACGAACCAAGAGTGATCAAGGTGAATGAGGAATCTCGCGCCGTCGAGATTTCCGCCCTGCGTCAATGCGGTGTGGGAATCGGCACCTTTCTGATGTATGCCGCCCGTCACCTGGATGTTCATCCCACCCAGTTACAGGAACTCGCCTCCAGTGCGGATTTGCACGCCCATGTGGGAAGCTACTGTTCGGTCTTTGCGGGCGCGGAGCTTCTCGAAAGATTGCGGGAAGGGGCCAGTCGCGAGGAAGTGGCCCTGGGCAGTATTCACTCGGTGGCAGAACGGGTGGCCGAGATGTCGAGCTTCGACACCAGGATTCGCGTGAGCGGAGGGGTCGCCGAGTATTTTCCCGGCGTGATGAAGTCCCTTTCCCTGATTACTGGACAGGAAGTGGAGGGGGTTCCGGAGCCGATTATGGCCGGCGCCCTGGGTGCTGCGCTGAAGGCATGGGAGGGAGAATTATGA
- the bcrB gene encoding benzoyl-CoA reductase subunit B, with protein MSEHAVQKEESMVKQKTMIADHFEKLSRAREENQKVVYTFVPGNLTELILAFDLLPVHPEINALQSGMRKVSGDYIREAERFGHSEDVCTYVKCDVGMLMKGNIGPTGKPLPEPDLLLLSYTGCFTFMKWFEILKSHYDCPVVMIQVPYQGDGRIEEDMTNYVADQIRDELVPALEKLSGKKLDEDRLSELLERSCLAEEDLVWSLESARHKPSPIDAYFGGVYYIGPIFTAFRGTEDCVEYYRLLRGEIEGRIAAGLGPVTPEGVLQEEKYRVVVEGPPNWTSFREFWKMFYDEGAVVVASTYTKVGGTYDRGFRHDPLRPMESLADYCLGCYTNLNLPDRAKMLADYVNDYEADGFLINSIKSCNSFSAGQLLILREVENLSGKPGAFIESDLVDPRYFSGANIKNRLESYFQMIDLKRQEKVS; from the coding sequence ATGAGCGAACACGCGGTTCAAAAAGAAGAGAGCATGGTCAAGCAAAAGACGATGATCGCTGACCATTTCGAGAAACTGTCCCGGGCCAGGGAAGAGAATCAAAAGGTGGTGTACACCTTTGTCCCCGGAAATCTGACAGAACTGATTCTGGCCTTCGATCTCTTGCCCGTGCACCCGGAGATCAACGCCCTTCAGTCAGGAATGAGGAAAGTTTCCGGCGACTATATTCGCGAAGCAGAACGCTTTGGCCACTCCGAAGATGTTTGCACCTATGTGAAGTGCGATGTGGGAATGCTGATGAAGGGCAACATCGGGCCCACGGGAAAACCTCTACCCGAGCCCGACCTGCTTCTCCTCTCCTACACGGGCTGTTTTACTTTCATGAAGTGGTTCGAAATCCTGAAGAGTCATTACGACTGTCCCGTGGTGATGATCCAGGTTCCCTATCAGGGAGACGGTCGAATTGAAGAGGACATGACGAATTACGTTGCCGACCAGATTCGCGATGAACTGGTTCCCGCGTTGGAAAAACTGTCCGGCAAAAAGCTCGACGAGGATCGTCTTTCAGAACTTCTCGAACGATCGTGCCTTGCGGAGGAAGATCTGGTTTGGAGCCTGGAGTCTGCGCGCCACAAGCCATCGCCGATCGACGCCTACTTCGGGGGCGTCTACTACATCGGGCCAATCTTTACGGCCTTTCGGGGGACGGAAGATTGCGTGGAGTACTACCGACTCCTTCGCGGAGAAATAGAGGGGCGCATCGCCGCCGGTCTCGGGCCGGTAACCCCGGAGGGTGTCCTTCAGGAAGAGAAGTACCGTGTGGTGGTCGAAGGCCCGCCCAACTGGACGAGTTTCCGCGAGTTCTGGAAGATGTTCTACGATGAAGGGGCGGTCGTGGTCGCTTCCACCTACACCAAGGTGGGTGGCACCTACGATCGCGGGTTCCGGCACGATCCTCTTCGCCCCATGGAGAGTCTTGCGGACTATTGTCTGGGCTGTTACACGAATCTGAATCTGCCGGACCGGGCGAAGATGCTGGCCGACTATGTGAATGACTACGAAGCCGACGGCTTTCTGATCAACTCGATCAAGAGTTGCAATTCTTTCTCCGCAGGCCAGCTTCTGATCCTGCGCGAAGTGGAAAACCTGTCAGGAAAACCCGGGGCCTTTATCGAATCCGACCTTGTGGACCCCCGCTACTTTTCGGGAGCCAACATCAAGAATCGCCTCGAAAGCTATTTTCAGATGATCGACCTGAAACGCCAGGAGAAGGTCTCGTGA
- the had gene encoding 6-hydroxycyclohex-1-ene-1-carbonyl-CoA dehydrogenase, whose protein sequence is MSIDARAWYMVAPGEPCEERALNLSSCPPGEATVQVAGCGVCHTDISFLYHNVPTRGELPLALGHEISGTVIEVGEGVDESLLHRPVLIPAVLPCGTCELCRSGRRRICRNQVMPGNDRQGGFASHIQVPALYLCPVEDALLKKHELWELSVVADAISTPFQAVKNSGLKAGELAIVIGAGGIGIHAVQVAAACGALVIALDIDADKLETALAHGASGGIDVSGLSSKEIRAAVKEKAKTLHAPPYCWKILETSGSGPGQETALALLGFGAWLGIVGFTMKKLEFMPSKLMAFDATIEGNWGSDPTIYPEVLEWLRDGRLKVSPFVERHPLEDLNPVLQAARDGKLQKRAVMTP, encoded by the coding sequence ATGAGCATTGATGCAAGGGCCTGGTACATGGTGGCTCCCGGAGAGCCCTGCGAGGAAAGAGCCCTGAACCTTTCTTCCTGCCCGCCGGGAGAAGCGACCGTTCAGGTTGCGGGCTGCGGGGTCTGCCACACGGACATTTCCTTCCTCTACCACAATGTCCCCACGAGAGGGGAACTGCCCCTGGCCCTGGGCCACGAGATCAGCGGAACCGTGATTGAGGTGGGAGAAGGCGTTGACGAGAGCCTGCTACATCGCCCCGTTCTGATTCCGGCTGTCCTGCCCTGTGGAACCTGCGAACTCTGCCGTTCGGGTAGACGCAGGATCTGCCGAAACCAGGTGATGCCCGGCAATGACCGGCAGGGTGGTTTTGCGAGCCACATTCAGGTTCCCGCGCTCTATCTCTGCCCCGTGGAGGACGCGCTTCTCAAGAAGCACGAACTCTGGGAACTCTCCGTGGTGGCCGATGCGATTTCCACGCCCTTCCAGGCAGTCAAGAACTCCGGTCTGAAGGCGGGAGAACTGGCCATCGTCATTGGTGCCGGGGGGATCGGGATTCATGCCGTGCAGGTTGCTGCCGCCTGTGGCGCCCTTGTCATCGCCCTGGACATTGATGCGGACAAGCTGGAGACCGCTCTCGCTCACGGAGCGTCCGGGGGAATCGATGTTTCCGGGCTCTCTTCGAAGGAAATCCGGGCGGCGGTGAAGGAAAAGGCGAAAACACTCCATGCTCCTCCTTATTGCTGGAAGATTCTGGAAACCAGCGGCTCGGGGCCGGGGCAGGAGACCGCTCTCGCCCTACTGGGCTTCGGGGCCTGGCTCGGAATCGTCGGTTTTACCATGAAGAAACTGGAGTTCATGCCAAGCAAACTGATGGCCTTTGATGCCACCATTGAGGGGAATTGGGGCTCGGATCCGACGATCTATCCTGAAGTGCTGGAATGGCTTAGGGACGGCAGACTGAAAGTGTCTCCCTTTGTTGAGCGACACCCCCTGGAAGACCTGAACCCGGTGCTTCAGGCCGCCCGCGACGGAAAGCTGCAGAAGCGGGCGGTCATGACCCCCTGA
- the bcrC gene encoding benzoyl-CoA reductase subunit C: MIERSFYSIGEAVPDKIARDCEELFLDFDFDYVHKWKEAEKGRRVMGYLPIYIPRPLIHGAGFLPVGVMGGGDRVEIIKGDAYFQSYICHLPRSFVELAIEGKFADFDGFLFPSICDVIRNLSGMWKMLFPDVYAKYLDLPQNFDPSLGGSFYRRELEKLLRDLEEISGKKVSSEDLLKSIRLYNRNAEAIEELDRLRREKPWEYPASEVYAVVRAGMVLEVGEHTEMIGRYRRAVEEAHRPFKDGSRVVVSGAFCEQPPPDLIRSLELAGCMIVADDFLLGSRWHTGPLPEEGDPLDILSDAYLSLSTYSSSRYDPLCDKRAHLIQEVRNCGADGVIHCAPSFCDPSLLDLPLIQEALDKAKIPSAHFKYAENTGQFQAIREQAGTFADSLMLWSEK; this comes from the coding sequence TTGATCGAACGTTCGTTCTATTCCATTGGAGAGGCCGTGCCTGACAAGATCGCTCGAGACTGCGAAGAACTCTTCCTCGATTTTGACTTCGATTATGTCCATAAATGGAAGGAAGCAGAAAAGGGGCGCAGGGTTATGGGCTATCTGCCCATCTATATCCCCCGCCCCCTGATTCATGGAGCGGGCTTTCTGCCGGTGGGCGTGATGGGCGGCGGCGACCGCGTGGAGATCATCAAGGGGGACGCCTATTTTCAATCCTACATCTGCCACCTTCCCCGCAGCTTTGTGGAACTGGCGATCGAAGGCAAGTTTGCTGATTTCGACGGCTTCCTCTTTCCCTCGATCTGCGATGTAATTCGCAACCTGTCGGGAATGTGGAAGATGCTCTTTCCCGATGTCTATGCGAAGTACCTGGATCTGCCGCAGAATTTCGACCCCTCATTGGGCGGTTCCTTTTACCGCCGCGAACTCGAGAAGCTCCTTCGGGATCTTGAGGAAATCAGCGGCAAGAAGGTGTCCAGCGAGGATCTCCTGAAGAGCATTCGTCTTTACAATCGCAACGCCGAAGCGATCGAGGAACTGGACCGTCTTCGCAGGGAAAAACCCTGGGAGTATCCGGCCTCGGAGGTTTATGCCGTTGTGAGAGCCGGCATGGTTCTGGAGGTTGGAGAACACACGGAGATGATCGGGCGTTACCGACGGGCCGTGGAAGAGGCTCATCGCCCCTTCAAGGACGGGAGCCGGGTCGTGGTGTCCGGGGCCTTTTGCGAACAACCTCCCCCGGACCTGATTCGCAGTCTGGAACTCGCCGGCTGCATGATCGTCGCGGACGATTTCCTTCTCGGGAGCCGATGGCACACCGGGCCTCTCCCGGAAGAGGGAGACCCGCTCGACATTCTCAGTGATGCCTATCTTTCCCTGAGTACCTACTCGAGCAGCCGCTATGACCCGCTCTGCGACAAGAGAGCGCACCTGATTCAGGAGGTTCGCAATTGTGGTGCCGATGGAGTCATCCACTGCGCGCCCAGTTTCTGCGATCCCTCACTTCTGGATCTTCCCCTGATTCAGGAAGCACTTGATAAGGCCAAAATCCCTTCGGCGCATTTCAAGTATGCGGAAAACACCGGCCAGTTTCAGGCGATTCGGGAACAGGCGGGCACCTTTGCCGATTCCCTGATGCTATGGAGTGAGAAATGA